A part of Citrifermentans bremense genomic DNA contains:
- a CDS encoding type II toxin-antitoxin system YhaV family toxin → MLNEESHIRFHAAFQQVLDELVAAVAKERERDPDNYRKSPQARLLARIYKTIKSEIPAHPQHPSYYQGEAPGHLYQQWRRAKLDQHHRLFFKWDKESNAIIYAWLNSEVSLVKYRSHMDAYRAFRVKK, encoded by the coding sequence ATGTTGAACGAGGAATCCCACATCCGCTTTCACGCGGCTTTTCAGCAGGTTCTTGACGAACTGGTAGCCGCCGTGGCGAAGGAGCGTGAAAGGGATCCCGACAATTACCGGAAGTCGCCCCAGGCCAGGCTTTTGGCGCGCATCTACAAGACCATCAAGTCCGAGATACCCGCTCACCCCCAGCACCCGAGCTACTACCAGGGGGAGGCGCCGGGACACCTCTACCAGCAGTGGAGGCGGGCCAAGCTGGACCAGCACCATCGCCTTTTCTTCAAGTGGGACAAGGAGAGCAACGCGATCATCTACGCCTGGTTGAACAGCGAGGTGAGTCTCGTCAAATACCGCAGTCACATGGACGCCTACCGGGCCTTCCGCGTGAAGAAGTGA
- a CDS encoding 4'-phosphopantetheinyl transferase family protein, which yields MIAVPGEEGAFFELASLEQTEVERERLYTSLSPDELLRGDRLLDPVKRERFLVGRGILRGLLGGVTGEKAREISFCYGEYGKPSLQQASTTGSIGFNASHSGTQLLVGVVFGGEVGVDLEELRLDLDFAPMARRYFSPREQQELFSLPWEEQLPAFYRCWTRKEAYLKGIGAGFSQPSTCFDVSLLPGEKPALLAHRITPDDVDRWRLHDLPVPSGYCAAIAIRNT from the coding sequence TTGATAGCGGTTCCGGGGGAGGAAGGAGCTTTCTTCGAGCTGGCTTCGCTGGAACAAACCGAAGTGGAAAGGGAGCGGCTTTACACCAGCCTCTCTCCCGACGAGCTGCTGCGAGGCGATCGCCTCCTGGATCCGGTGAAGAGGGAGCGCTTCCTGGTGGGGCGCGGGATATTGCGAGGGCTGCTGGGGGGTGTTACCGGGGAGAAAGCGCGGGAGATCAGCTTCTGTTACGGGGAATACGGCAAACCGTCGCTGCAGCAAGCCTCAACAACCGGTTCCATAGGGTTCAACGCCTCCCATTCCGGCACGCAGCTTCTGGTTGGAGTCGTCTTCGGCGGCGAGGTGGGGGTGGACCTGGAGGAGCTCAGGCTGGATCTCGACTTCGCACCCATGGCCCGGCGCTACTTCTCTCCCCGCGAACAGCAGGAACTGTTCAGCCTCCCCTGGGAGGAGCAACTCCCCGCTTTTTACCGCTGCTGGACCCGCAAGGAAGCTTATCTCAAGGGAATCGGCGCCGGCTTTTCGCAACCCTCCACCTGCTTCGACGTCTCTTTGCTTCCAGGGGAAAAACCCGCGCTCCTGGCGCACCGCATCACGCCGGATGACGTCGACCGGTGGCGCTTGCACGATCTCCCCGTCCCATCCGGCTACTGCGCCGCGATAGCCATCCGCAACACCTGA